AATGCAACTTAGTTTTTGAATCATGAAGACCTCTAAAACTAATTTTCTCATCTACTAGTTTGgatcaatatatatttataaaaaaataaataaatattgtacaTGCGGTCTGAAACATGTGTATTTGAAGCgactttaatcaaataatttagaaGAGACATGGTCAAATGAGACCAATTCCAAACAAATTCGGGCATATCAATAATCAGATTTCATAAATTTCAAGAAAGTGGACGATTCAAACCGGCGAGGCACTCTTAATATTAACCAAAGTGACGTAATGTACGACAGAAATTTTGGGATAAAACATGTAAAATACTCCATATATATATTTGTCTTAGGTTGAATcctgaattattattattattaaataaaaagtcctgataaatatcatatatttgcTTCATTCTTAGTGCATTTATAAAAATCTTTCGATGGTTCAATATTTTGTACCAATGACTTTCTTGATAGCTCTGGGAAAATCAAATAACGTCAACCAAATTAACATTATAGTGAAGTCAAGAAAAATGTCATTTGTACGAATAAactcattaattataatttgttgtctaaattttaatctatgAATTATTGGAtaacatacttattttttttttattgtatacgTCGTTAAAATGATCCCAAAAAATTTACTTGAAAATATGCTCAAATTTTGTAATTACCCAATAGGCCAATaacaaacttttttatttttatttttaatttcataactCTAGCTACTCCTGTTAATTCCTCTTGAATTCCAAGTGCAACAAGAATTGCTAGTAGTGCCACATTTCCTTTTTCTAATACAATAACTGTTTGTATGATCCATCTTGTCTTTTTGTTTTTGACTTGGTCCTGAAGAAGAACCTCTCTATGTGGACTAGTTTAGCATTAATTAATCTTCTTGTGCCACATGGTCACTCAGGGCATGGTACACACATGAAAACATGACACCAAAATGCATGTTTAAACATATAATGTATCTTAATTCATTGATTATtaagtttgaaaataatatgtttGTATAATTTAGACAAGAATAGGGAGATTCAAATTTTGCCTGTATATGTATATCCaatttggattaacatttacaatataattacaaaattataattgttttgtaaGTAAAAGActagtaatttaaaattcatttaagaaataaacaaaatctaattaaaatttgtttcaGATAAAATTTAAGAAAGTTAAAAGGgaacaaaaataatttgttaatgtTGCTACAGACATTTGACACAAAAGCTACATTGATTGATTTATTCACTCCTCAACATGAAGAGGACCAAATTACATcgaataaaaaaagaagaaaaataaaaataaatctagaAGTCACTATTTGAAAGGGGTTGATGAGCATCATCACCAATAAAGATATTATCATAGAGAATAGCAGCAGTGGCTGAACCAATAAATGGGCCAACCCAATAGACCCAATGATGAGTCCATACCCCACTAACAACAGCAGGCCCAAAGGACACAGCTGGGTTCATGGATGCACCATCAAAAACACCACCAACCAATATATTAGCACCAACAACACAACCAATTGCTAATGGAGCTACAACACCCAAATTCCCTTTCTTTGGGTCTATTGCTGTTGCATACACTGTATATACCAATCCAAATGTCATCACAATCTCAAATACTAATGCATTCCACACAGACACACCTGAGGATAGAGAGAAAGCTGATGTTTCCTGCATATATAATGtacacaaaattattaatattcaatCATGGCATCAGggttactaatttatttttgaggTGAATAACTATGTAGCTACACTCAAATCTAAGGTGTATTTAGTCTTAGACACGTGTCTTATGAATGATCTAGTTCATctaaaatgagaaatttaatGGTTGATATTCTAacaatttatgatttatttgttataCATGTGTAAATAATATCAAGGACTGATATTACTTATTTTACCCTCTATAGTAAATAGCTTATTTTAGAGgaattttatctaaatattacATAGACATatataattacattcaattacaCGTCAATATCAATATTGTATCGGTATATGTGTTTTTTATGATGCTTTATAGGTAAAGAATgtatttgtaaatttatttagttaCCATTCCACCGGTGCAAGAATTGAGAATAATGCAAGCAGCAACTGAACCAAGTAACTGAGCAATCCAATACAAAATACTTCTCAAGAAGGTTATATTTCCACCAATGAAAGCACCAAATGTGACTGCAGGGTTGACATGACCACCAGAAATGTTTGCCCCAACAGAAACAGCAACAAACAACCCAAATGCATGAGATAATGATGCAACTATGAGACCTTCAGGAGTTGCAGCTCCATTGTTTGTAAGTTTGCCTGCCACAATAAACAAACAACAACAACTATCTTAACATTCTCAACAATACTAACCATTAGAGgaggaaaataataataataatttttgttacaaATTTTTGTAATGTAATGTCAATTTTACATGTTTgtttcattcatattttttttttaattacatctAAATAAGTTGCGTGAACCGAATTCACATAACATGAACTTAATTAATCACATAAAATAGATTACATGAATTCACATAACTTATTTAAGTgtaacaaaaattaacaaaagtGGCAATTTTATCGGCTAAagagacaaaaataattttctgaaacACTTTTATGTGAATGAAAATAGAGAAGTGCTTGCAATAAAACTATCTAATAACTCTCATTTTTTTCCTAATGAAATTACTGTAGATCTCATAACTTCAGGTGAGATTTATTTCTAAAATGGTAAGAACTACACGaatttaactttaattaaaaagagTTAGTAACAAAAGTAATTTAGATATAAGTACTAACTGTAAGCCATTCCAGAGCCTTGACcagcaaaaacaaaaatgagcATAGAGAAGAACTCTGCAAAAGCTGCTCTAATGGCAGCTGGATTGCTAGCCTCTCTAGGCGATCCAATTGCTATTCTGTATATCgccatttaattaattaacatacaGAAATAGaaagttttattaaatttttgttaagaGTGAAGATTAAGTGTGAGAGCTAACTATTTAgtgtttaaataacaaaattaaaggCTGAAGAAACGGTCTACGGTGTAATTGAATATGTAATAGAATCAGGTTATGCAGCCTACAACAGTGTCACTGGATTTCTATATTTGGCATTTATTTTGTGGCTGTGATGTGGAATCAACTGCATGGTAGGTCAAAGGCTGAACTTCGTGGTATGTacatgttatgttatgttattccACAAGGTTTTCATTACAACAATTGACCGACCATGATGTCCTTCAAATCAACAATGAAACATCATTACAAATAATAGACATAAATTGGACAAACTTATTTGAAGATAAGTATATGCACAAATTAATTGCACACTATTTACTAATGGATTTTGGAGGATTTTTCTTAGTAAAATTGACCAATGGAAAAAACAAACTAGTACCTTTATTCTTCTATATTTCTACAGAACTATATTTGtgtctaaaaatatatttctagaTAGAAAAATAAACTGTATTTATGTCGGAAAGTATACTTTCTAAGATGTATGTAGGTGGTGTTAAAAGAAATTTCCGTAAAAAAAGACTTAGGCCTCAATACTATGCTGGGCTTGGCCCAATTTGTCTCAACTCTTTAGCTGACAACTTTGgagtgaaaaataaatattttaagaccCCAAAAAGAAAAAGCAGAATGAACAAAATGGCATTATCCAATTAAATGGCAAATAATAgaagaaaaaggagaaaaaaacaTGTTTCATTGTCACATGATGACCACAAACAAGCTCCTCCTAGCCACATCACAAGGTCTGAATTCTACTTACTATATCTCTAGTATTTTATTCCATCTCATAACTGAAGCTCTAAACCATTCTCCACTATGGTACTTTCTTCCTGCTCTTTAACATGGACTTCACCATTCTTATCTCATAAGGTGCGTTCATCATTTTACTTTCCTTTTCCATgttcttttataatatatacatCTCATGTACTTAACTGTGAACTGTTGTAGCTAAACTTGCCACATTCAAATCATTTGCTTCGGGATACTGCAACTTCATCATCTAACAATGTCTCATGTGCAATGGAAACAACTTCCAGTACAGAAAGTAAGAGTCTAAACTGAAAATACAGCTTGCATTCACAGAAAATTGTATCATTTtctagtttttctttttaattattaggaCACTGTCAGAGAAGACTGCTACTGTTTGGTATAGGAGCATTAACAGCAAATTTGCAACCAACAAATTTACTCTTTGCTGAAGGTATTCATAATCATACTTAAACCTGGTGGTCACATTTTTGTTCATATATATGTAGTACTTAGAGGAGTCACATTCttctgaaattttgaaattcaattagTCTTTATTGTGTAGAAATACCAGACAGATATCGAGCTTTTGTGGACTATTCGGACGGGTATTCTTATGTTTATCCTTCAGATTGGAAGGTAAAAATCATAACTGATCTCACAAAATAGTAGTTTCAAGAACCacataattttatatcaattttattaagtttttatGTTGGGCCTATTATCTTGGATCGATAAGCTCTGATAtcatattatgtttttatattaagtctaattcatttttataaaatcagCCTGTGAGTTGAGGTGTCAGTCTATTCAGATCTTATCTCTTTTCAATATAAAACTTGAGTTTTTTTCCAATAGGAATTTGACTTCAGGGCTCATGATTCTGCATTCAAAGACAGATATTTACAGTTACAAAATGTAAGGGTGAGATTCCTACCAACTGAGAAGACAGATATCCGAGATTTGGGTCCAAAGGAAGAGGTGATTATGATGTAGATTATGTCCTAATATTATGGAGTCTAATTCATAGTTATACTTAACCAGTTTGTATTTTAAGCAGGTTCTATCTGATTTGGTGAAACATAGATATGCTGCACCAAACCAAAGACCAACAATATATGACATGCAGGAGGtttcttctcattttatttcttctcCAATTTGTTTTTGTCAAGACAATGTCTTAATGGCCGATGTGAATTGACAAGCAACCATTTCTGAATTCTGAATGCAGCGGGAAATAGACGGAAAACATTACTATACAATTGAATATGTACTTACATCAGCAAATTACTCTAGTGCCTCCTTTGCAACAATTGCCATAGGAAATGGTAAGTAATCTACCATCTCAAGAATCTCCATAtagaaaaataactttgagaagACTAATTATTCAAACAAAGCCAATTTCTTCAAAATTATGTGACTTCAATGGCATAAAAACAGATACCAATGCTAACATACAACTGCAGGAGTTCTCAATGTAATCAAAATCTCATTAATATAATAATGCTAGATTTCAAATAATAATCGTAATATATGATAGAAGACAGGCAATTGAAGTTGGTTCTATGCAATGGCATGGTGTCATGGTCTTAACTCTTAATGCAAACTAATAACCTGCACTTTGTACAGGAAGGTTCTACACATTAATTGTGGGAGCCAATGAAAGGCGATGGAAAAGAGTACGGAATCAGCTTAAAGTGGTTGCAGACTCCTTTAGGCTCATTGACATTTGAATGTTACAAGATCATGCAAGAAATGTTCCAGTTTGCCCACTACATTTAAagattgaaataaatataaatttttgcgTGAATGATATCATCTATGTCAtacaaatagaagaaaaaaattctttcgGATTCTGTAGTGCATACAAAGATCGTCCACATTGACACATACATGCATGTGCATATAATAAACTTTAACAATCAATGAGAAATTCAGAAGGTTGCCTACATAATCGTGTGCTAACACTAAAAGAAAACTTAATATCTGCTAACAAAACAGAATTGAAAGTGAAGCAGGTCATTACTGCTTTGTAAAGCTCCCATTTCTTACTAAGATAAGGCAGTGTGATTCTCTTCTCTTACTTTCGTCTGTTAAAGTAGATAAGTTCAGAACAAAATTGAAACttactaaaacaaaacaaaatattgtatcaaataaataaaacaaaatttaagagTTTGTTTTCGGCAAAATACACGTGGAAAATTGCATCTATTACAAAAGACCCCGAACCCcaccaaaagaaaaaaacttgtGACTCTTGTAATTCAAGCATTGGATGCAATGCCTCTAAACTATAGCTAATTATGTACAGGGGTTACAACTCTTGAACtgtattttcaataattttcacaagtacaaaaaaatacattaatgaaTAGGTTCATGATTTCATCATCCACACTTGAGAGATGTTGAGTAAAAGGAAGTCCAGTAGAAGAGTCACAATAGCTGAATTTGTTTTGATATCACCTTCTTGCCTTTGTAAAACAAATGAATATACCATGGGGACAAAAGCTTTAGTCTAAAGTCTAAACTGCTTGTCTCCAAAAGAATTCAGCATACACAACCCAAATCCTCAAACCAACCAAACTCCAAATTCCTATCTTTAGATCTATATTGTTCCTGCTACAATATCCTCTTCCTATGCCTATCAATGCCAAGTGGTAACCCAAGCTTCATCATTCCTATTCTTGTCATACCGAACCACctgatatttaaatttttcatcaaGTGCGGCAATCATCGGTGATTCAACTCAAGCAGGACATGAAACAATTCTCAAGAACCAATATTAGTTGCAATTACTCACATCATTTAGTCCCACTCTAAATAAGCCGATGCGGACGCAAAGCCTTACCAAAATGAGGTTGCATTAATCGAACATACAAACCATTCTTAGCCACCAATGAATCATGGGTTCCCTCTTCCACTATCCGTCCTCCGTTAAGTACGACTATGTTGTCCACATGCCTCATCATGGCAGCCCTGTGAGCTATTAAAATAGTGGTCTTGTTTCCCATTACTAGAGTATCTAGAGCCTCTTGCACAACCCGGCTTGACTCTGATTCAATTGATGAGCTAGCTTCATCTAACAACAAGATAGGTGCATTTTTCAGCACTACCCTAGCAATTGCAATTCTCTGTTTCTGTCCTGGAGTTAAGTCAACACCTCTCATTCCAACATGAGTGTCATAACCATGAGGCAGGCTACTAATGAAATGATGAGCATTTGCTATTCTTGCAGCCTCTTTCATTTCAGCTTCACTGGCATTATGTCTGGCATATATGATGTTTTCCCTAATGGTTGTGGAGAAGATAATTGGTtccttttaaaatcaaattataataaGTAATTTATTATGAGAGAAATTTGATAAACAAAAGAAGAATACTACTATTATGTAATTCTTACTGATGATAATTCGTAATCAAATACCTTATTTTATGCATTATTTTCTATATTATGTCAACTCTTCTAAAGAAATATCACAACtcatttagattttatttattttataactctATATATTGTTCCTTTCGGATTCATTAGTTTGTGCTTCGTCAACCATCaaagtatttaatttaatgaaaatttcTTATCGCATCTCCAATGTTCTCTCTTTGATCAATCCTAATGTATATTTTGATCAAACAACGCATTCAAATTGTCtaagagattttaaaaaattaactaatttaatAGCGCTTTGACAAAAAAAGTCTACGTTTCTTTCTCGTAAGACAAAACAAGGTGGCTCCTAAGCCATTTCAGATTATATAGTTTTAAATCCCTCCCATCCAATAAAACTTGGCCAGCAACTGGATCATAATATCTCTCCATCAAAGATATTATAGTCCTCTTTCCCGACCCTGAAACTCCTACAACGGCAATTGTTTGCCCCCCACTGACTTTGAGACTGAAATTGCTTAATACCAACACTTCTGGCCGAGTAGGAtaacaaaaatcaacatttttcaaCTCAATGCTTCCATATACATTTGGTGGCTTCAAGGCTGAGTTTTCATCAGGATCAATTTTAGGCACACGATCTATAATTTCAAACACTGAAATAAGAGATTTACGTCGCTTGAGTATGTAAGGAGCCAATCCAAAAGGCTCCACAAGTGCAAATGTAGCAAATGAGAAAACCATGTACTCCTTGAGGGCAGTAGGTGCATCTACATAACtcttttttatacatattgcGGTGTACCAGAGTAGAAGGGCATTACAAGCAAAAAGTAGAAACTGTGAAAAGCCAAATGCAAAACCAATGGCCAATCCGTGAAGAAAGCTCtgcataaatattttgtttaactGCAGCCTGTAGAGTTCCATTACCTTATTACCAGCACAAAATGCAACAACAGTGTAAATATTTCTAACTGCATCTTCAAGAACCAAAGATGCCTTTCGGTGCATTTCCTGTATGCCCCTTGAAAAACCAGCAAGCCACAATTTCTGCAACATTCAAGGAAGCTGCCTTTAGCACGTGCATAATGCAATGATGATAAAAGCaaatcaacaaataaattaaaatatatattaaatagatTTAGTGACAGCAGGTCCAATAGATTTTAGGGATTGAAATTAAACAATGAACACAGATCAACATAAATGAGAATTTCCGTAAATGAAAATGAATTTCAAAATCACTGAACTTTGCTAGAGGAATAATTAACACAAACTGAGAGAACATGAAACAGAAATAAAAGTTCAACCCAACCACCAGAGGATATTACATGGCCAAACCGAAAGAGCAGATGCATACCTGGGCAATAGCAGAAACACAGAGAACCGGAAGTGTTGCTAAAGCCACAAGAGCTATTCTCCAGTGCAGCAAAACACCAATGAGAAAAGCAACAATAACTGCAGCACTGTCCTGTATAAATATGGAAAGTCGGTTACTGAAAGCAGCTCGCACAAAAGTAGCATCATTGGCCAAACGCATGGATAAATTGTCGGCACTGTTTTCCTCTTCATCGTACCATCCAATTTCATTACGTAGCATGGCTGCCATGTTGTTAAAACAGATTTAGGTAAGGCTCAGAAGTCCAAATTGCTCTACAGAAAACTAACTAGTATCTTGTGCAATGCTCGGAcaatttcatcaaatataacaaatcacattaaaacatatattaaaagtttaacttgactgataaaaattattttcataataataaaaataactttaaatataaaagtaaataataataagatttaatattttaataattacttaCAATGACTCTATTATATTCAGTGTTCATCCCAAAATGttaagattaattaaataaattaagtaattatgTCATTTGATTGAATAGTTAACTATGATTTTATATAAGATAAACAAACAACTGATTTGATTAACTGTGCTAGAACATGAAGATGACATGACGTCAAGAGAGGTGAGAAtcagaattcaaatttaatatataaggGTGGTTACTGGAGATTCTACAAAATATAAATGTGCACCTGAGAACATCATTCTCCGAACTCTTTCAGTCATTTTCTCCCCCATTATGCCAAAGTAGAAATGCTGTAAAAAGTTGGCAACAACTGTCACAATACCCATGCAGGCAATGATCAAGCACCACTTGTCTATCTCCCCCCGCAAATGATGAGTTCCATCAATTCTATAGTAAGTTGTCACCACCAGGCCAATAACATAAGCAAGAAGGGGATTGAACGCACCAAATATTGCAGCACCTATGCTTCCTAACACAGCATAAAGCCACTCTGCAAAACTAAGCTCTGCCAGTCTCCAAAATGAGGGTTGATCTCGATGCTGTGCATCCTTtgtttccttcattttcattgaaaATTCATCAGAATAACTATCTGGTCTGCTGAATGTTTGTGAATGAGAGCGTTCATTTTTAGGATCAGATGTTAAAAGAGGTGAAACAGGGGACTCTGGATCAGAACCATTCGATGTCTGTCGATGCACTGACTGAACGTCAATCTTGGGTAACTTGGGTAGTCTCATTTCGAAGCTATCCTGCCTTTTTATTGATGGCTCTTTCTCTGTTAAATCCAAAGACTGGCCGTTTTCCATCATCTTCTCAGGTGGTGGACTCTGAACTTGTGGTGATTCTTGTAAGTTAAAGAAGCCATCCGAAGGCCGAAATACAGCAGAAATTCTTTGAAGAGAGGGTGACTTCATCATTCTAGGAGAGGATGGTTCTTTGCAGCTATGACTTTCTGAAGAATCTTTCTCAATTTGGAAAGCTGCAGTCTTCTTGTAGTTGCGAGCAGGCATCCTGGGTGATAATAAACAAATACAAAGTGATTTTCAACACCACTATTGAAATCTCAGAAATTATTCAGAACAcgctaaatattaaaattggtAGTTACATGATATTTAGATGAACAAAAAATAGCATAATGATTATTCAtttgtaattatataaaatcattCTTATCACAAATGTCGCTTCCAGCTTTCCACTATCACAATATCTATGTTTCTAGAACGAGCAGTGTTATATTTTTGCATAAACAGAAACAATAGTGCACAGCAAAAGCAGAATCATGATTGCATGCAGTATTAGACCTCTTTGGAAGTTTAGTAGCCTCTTCACATCGAAGAAGCTCTGCATATAAGCCACCCAGGGTCAATAGTTCATCGTGAGTACCCATTTCAACAAGTTGGCCTTCCTCCATAACTGCTATATAATCAGCATTCTTTATAAGACTAAGCCTTCGAGCAATTATTATTGTTGAGCGTCCCAGCATAAGGAGATCAAGAGCTTCCTGAACAGACCTCTCGGCCTCAAAATCAAGTCCGCCAGTAACCTCATCAAGCAGGAGAATGGATGGATTTAGAAGCACAGCTCTTGCAATAGAAAGCTTTATTTTCTGTTCTTCTGTCAAAGTTAAACCAGCCCTGCCAATCTGAAATACAGAAGTCCAGTTTTGGAAGTACAATGAGAATCACACtggaaaggaaaaaaattgaaaatacaaACCAAAACACAGAATCATAGGCTTTATTTGATCAGGTCAATCAAGCTTCACCT
The genomic region above belongs to Cicer arietinum cultivar CDC Frontier isolate Library 1 chromosome 4, Cicar.CDCFrontier_v2.0, whole genome shotgun sequence and contains:
- the LOC101494375 gene encoding aquaporin TIP1-3-like codes for the protein MAIYRIAIGSPREASNPAAIRAAFAEFFSMLIFVFAGQGSGMAYSKLTNNGAATPEGLIVASLSHAFGLFVAVSVGANISGGHVNPAVTFGAFIGGNITFLRSILYWIAQLLGSVAACIILNSCTGGMETSAFSLSSGVSVWNALVFEIVMTFGLVYTVYATAIDPKKGNLGVVAPLAIGCVVGANILVGGVFDGASMNPAVSFGPAVVSGVWTHHWVYWVGPFIGSATAAILYDNIFIGDDAHQPLSNSDF
- the LOC101494683 gene encoding photosynthetic NDH subunit of lumenal location 1, chloroplastic, translated to MVLSSCSLTWTSPFLSHKLNLPHSNHLLRDTATSSSNNVSCAMETTSSTERHCQRRLLLFGIGALTANLQPTNLLFAEEIPDRYRAFVDYSDGYSYVYPSDWKEFDFRAHDSAFKDRYLQLQNVRVRFLPTEKTDIRDLGPKEEVLSDLVKHRYAAPNQRPTIYDMQEREIDGKHYYTIEYVLTSANYSSASFATIAIGNGRFYTLIVGANERRWKRVRNQLKVVADSFRLIDI
- the LOC101495002 gene encoding ABC transporter B family member 6; the protein is MMVSRGLFGWSPPHVQPLTPVSEVSEPPESPSPYLDFGAETSASQQVEAEEEMEEMEDIEPPPAAVPFSRLFACADRLDWFLMVVGSVAAAAHGTALVVYLHYFAKVIQVPQQQDQFHRFKELALTMVYIAGGVFVAGWIEVSCWILTGERQTAVIRSKYVRVLLNQDMSFFDTYGNNGDIVSQVLSDVLLIQSALSEKVGNYIHNMATFISGLVIAFVNCWQIALITLATGPFIVAAGGISNIFLHRLAENIQDAYAEAASIAEQAVSYIRTLCAFTNETLAKYSYATSLQATLRYGILISLVQGLGLGFTYGLAICSCALQLWVGRFLVIHGKAHGGEIVTAMFAVILSGLGLNQAATNFYSFDQGRIAAYRLFEMISRSSSSFNHDGSAPVSVQGNIEFRNVYFSYLSRPEIPILSGFYLTVPAKKTVALVGRNGSGKSSIIPLMERFYDPTLGEVLLDGENIKNLKLEWLRSQIGLVTQEPALLSLSIRDNIAYGRDTTMDQIEEAAKIAHAHTFISSLDEGYDTQIGRAGLTLTEEQKIKLSIARAVLLNPSILLLDEVTGGLDFEAERSVQEALDLLMLGRSTIIIARRLSLIKNADYIAVMEEGQLVEMGTHDELLTLGGLYAELLRCEEATKLPKRMPARNYKKTAAFQIEKDSSESHSCKEPSSPRMMKSPSLQRISAVFRPSDGFFNLQESPQVQSPPPEKMMENGQSLDLTEKEPSIKRQDSFEMRLPKLPKIDVQSVHRQTSNGSDPESPVSPLLTSDPKNERSHSQTFSRPDSYSDEFSMKMKETKDAQHRDQPSFWRLAELSFAEWLYAVLGSIGAAIFGAFNPLLAYVIGLVVTTYYRIDGTHHLRGEIDKWCLIIACMGIVTVVANFLQHFYFGIMGEKMTERVRRMMFSAMLRNEIGWYDEEENSADNLSMRLANDATFVRAAFSNRLSIFIQDSAAVIVAFLIGVLLHWRIALVALATLPVLCVSAIAQKLWLAGFSRGIQEMHRKASLVLEDAVRNIYTVVAFCAGNKVMELYRLQLNKIFMQSFLHGLAIGFAFGFSQFLLFACNALLLWYTAICIKKSYVDAPTALKEYMVFSFATFALVEPFGLAPYILKRRKSLISVFEIIDRVPKIDPDENSALKPPNVYGSIELKNVDFCYPTRPEVLVLSNFSLKVSGGQTIAVVGVSGSGKRTIISLMERYYDPVAGQVLLDGRDLKLYNLKWLRSHLEPIIFSTTIRENIIYARHNASEAEMKEAARIANAHHFISSLPHGYDTHVGMRGVDLTPGQKQRIAIARVVLKNAPILLLDEASSSIESESSRVVQEALDTLVMGNKTTILIAHRAAMMRHVDNIVVLNGGRIVEEGTHDSLVAKNGLYVRLMQPHFGKALRPHRLI